AAGAAGACCTTTTTTCTTATAATATTCAATCAAAGGCTTTGTTTGTTTCTTATATACAATGAGCCTGTTCTTTACTGCTTCGGCCTTATCATCGTCCCGCTGGTATAATTTGCCGTTGCACAGGTCGCAGAATCCATCTTTCCCCGGAGGGATAAAGACCACATGATAGCTGGCGCCGCACACGCACATCCTCCGCCCTGAGATGCGCCTCACCAATTCCTCGTCATCGACCTCGATGTTCAGGACTATATCAAGCTTTTTATTCGATTCGGTAAGGATCATCTGGAGGGCATCTGCCTGGGGTATGGTCCTGGGATATCCATCCAATAAAAAGCCCCCG
This genomic interval from Candidatus Methanoperedens sp. contains the following:
- a CDS encoding adenylate kinase, translating into MNIILLGPPGAGKGTQAKRIAHYYSLPHISTGDILRENISNNTPLGLKAKSYMSKGELVPDELLITIIKDRLSRQDCSGGFLLDGYPRTIPQADALQMILTESNKKLDIVLNIEVDDEELVRRISGRRMCVCGASYHVVFIPPGKDGFCDLCNGKLYQRDDDKAEAVKNRLIVYKKQTKPLIEYYKKKGLLRPIEGGKEIPEIFEDIKKVLEQYV